The genomic stretch GGATTCAGCGAAAAAACTCGGTGTAAAGGTTCACGGAGCGTATTCCTGTCCAACTGAGCATACGCTCTACTTTGTACTCGAATCGGACGACTTCAAATCTATTACCGCATTCTTCTCAGGCATAATGCTTACCAATAATAACGGGCGAATATCCCCTGTAAATCCTATCAAAGTATCCGCTGAAATTCTTATCAAGTGAAGCGGGTGCTCCTTTTCGGAAAAAGAACGAATTTTATTTTTCACCCGCTCTCGCCCTGTCCACGCCATGTCCTGATCGCATCACACCCCTGACTCCAGTCAGGGGCAGTTCACTTTCTTGCGACCGTGATGTAGCCGCTGTGGCCGACCCGGGTCGACGGCCGGGTTCCCCGGGCGGAGCGCGTCAGTTCCCGTTCCATGCACTCGTAGCAGTGGACGTCGCGGAAGAGCGGCGCTGCGGCGTCGAGCGCGACGAACGTGTGTTCGAGGAACGGCGTGTAGCAGGAGAGATAGCCGCCGGGCGAGAGGAGCGAGAAGGCGTGCTCCACGTGTGCCGGCGTTATCGTGAGGTCGAGGTGCACGACGTCGAACTCGCCGGTCGCTTCGAGCATATCGGCAGCGACCACCTCGACGTTATCGAGGCGGGCGTTTCGGATGTTCTTCTCCGCGAGCCGGGCAAACTCCGGCCGCACCTCGTAGGTCTTCACGCTACGGGCAATGCTCCCGAAGTAGATTGCGGCGACGCCGCTCCCGGTTCCGGCGTCGAGGACATGGTCGTCGCGGTTCATCCCCGTGTAGGCGATCACCATGCCGATGTCCTTCGGGAGCATAGGCGCGCCGCTCCGTTTTGCGTGGACGAAGAAGTCGGTTGGCCGGGGGCGCAGCACGGTGAACGGGATCTCGAGGTGAGTCCGGATCTCTTCTCCCGGGTTCATGCCCACGAGCGCCGATAGATCGATCATCCCCCGGTCGGTGGAGAACTTTCCTTCGCCCGCCGTCACGAAGTACTCGCGGTCATTGCCGACGAGCAGAAGACGTTCGCCGGTCTCGATCATTGCTGCGCGAGTTTCAGGATCGCTTCGGCGATGTCGCCGCGGGTCTCGACGAGCGCCGCCCGTGCGGCCTCCTCGGTTGCCCCGGCCTGCGATGCGACGAGGGCAACGTCGTCGTCGGGGATCTCCGGGACGGCCTCCTCGAACCGGGCCTCCCCCGTGAGCTGGTAGGTGGTGGTCCCCTGCATGGTGGTCGCAACGACCTGGGCATCGTCAAAGACGTAGTTTCCCGCGGGAGTGTAGATGACGACCTTCTCGACGCCCTCGATCTCCTCCATCTCCATGCCCATCTGCTTCATCATCTGCTTCATCTTTTTCGGGTTTATCTTTCCTGGAAACATTCGGAACCTCTCCCCTGCCGTACTTTTACCGCTACACCGTAATTAAATGCCAGCATCTCCCGCCCGGAGAGCAGGGCCGCTCCGGTGGCGAGGAGGACGTCGTCGCCGGTCACCACCAGCACCTCGTCTCCTGCACGGATGCCCTCGTCGGCAGCGACGACGTGTTTCGCCATCGCGTTCTTCCCGTCAGCGACGAACGGCGCCACGTCCTCCTGCACCGCCACCCGGTAGGCCGGGGAGGCGAGATGGGCGGCAAGGCGCTCCGCTGCGGCTATCCCGAGGGTCAGGCGGCCGTCCTGCGCGCGAACGGTCGCAAGCCTCTCCTTTCCGAGGCGCACCTGGCGGATGCGCCCGGTCGTCGAGAACTGGAAGGCGCACTCGTCGGGGAAGATCGCGGCACCGGCTCCTGCGCCGAACTGGAAGTCAGCTATCGTCCGGATCCGCCGAAGCGAACTGTCGTTTGAGTATTCGGTTGACACCATCAACAAACTCCTCTTCTGTATCGTGGGGGATGAATGCTCCGGCGGCGATCCGGTGCCCGCCGCCTGCGCCGCCGACCTCTGCCGACGCCTCGATGAGCGCCTCGCAGAGATCGACCCCGCGGCCGAGCACCCACTCGTTCGTCCGCATCGAGACCTTCGTCACCTCCGGCTCGTCCACCATCGCGGCGAGCACCATCATGGGCTTCTTCCAGTTCAGTTTGGAGAGCGCCATGCCTGCCCCGATCCCGACGATGGTGTCGGGAAAGCGGTTGCCGGTGTGGACGTACTGGAGGTGGGACAACTCGGTCACGCCGGTATCGAGGATGTACTGGAGCAGGTCGCGGATGACCGTCCGGTGGTGGGCGAGCATCTGCTCAGCGTCGCGATAGGCCTCCCCGCGCTCCCCGTGGCAGATGCTGCTCCCTATCCGGGGTTTTGCCCACCGGCCGCAGGCGTTCAGGAGGGTGGCGTACTCGGAGGCGTTCCGGAGCGGCGTCCGCTCCGGTTCGTCGGGGAAGATGTAGGTCTCGGCGAGCAGGCGGTCGGTCTCCCTCCCGTGGGCGATGAGTTGCTGGGCAAGGGCGCTGATGATCGTGCGCCGGTCCTCGAACGGGAGTTCTTCCCAGACGAGCCACCCGCCCCGCGGGTTCTTCAGTTCGACGCCGAGCCGCTCGAGGAACCGGAGTGCTGCGTTCGTGTTGTTCGAGATCCCGTCGATATAGGGGTCGTCGCAGTAGCCGAGGCAGACGTGGAGCGGGCGGGTGGACGTCCCGTAACAGTTCAGGTCGCGGCCCCGCACGAGGATGTTGCCGTACTCCACGCCGTCCTGGACGATCTCGCGTGCCGGACCGACCAGCCCGCAGTTCTCGCGGGCCATCATGTCCCCGACGTTCCCGATGACGGCGAGTTTCGCGAGGTCGATGTTCGTGGAATCGAGCGCCTTCGCGACCAGATACGCGATCCCGGCGGCGCTCATCCGGGTGATGCCGTAGTCAAGGCTGTTCACCTGGGGGTAGGCCGTGCCGGAGGGCTGGCCGACATGGTGGTCGAGGATCAGGACTTCGTCCGCGCAGAGACCGTGTTCCTCAAGAAGGCTCTGCTGCCCGGCCCCGAGGTCGGCGAAGAGTTTCAGGGAGCTGTCCTTCGGGACGTGGCGCATCGCCATCGGTTCGAGCTGGCGGACGAAGACCGATTCGACCGGCTTCTGCTCGCGGGCAAGCGCCTGCGCAAGGATCGCCTCCGTGCTGATGCCGTCGGCGTCGATGTGGGAGACGATCGTCACCGACTCCGCATCACCGATGATATCCGCCGCTCTCCGCAGATCGTTCTCGAAGCCCATCTCCATAGTAGTGCGTCGTGAAGTGTCAATAAAGCATGGGGGTGCGGAGAGGGCGAAGGTTTGGGGAGGTCGGCGAAATGGAGAACTGGAGCATGAGTGGCTTGAGTCTTCAAACGACGGACCATGTAACCCGCACCCACTGGTGCTTACATTCCTCCCGGTTGCACATGCCCTTACACGGATTCCCACCGGATATCGCCACTGGGGGAGGCGGCTCGCGGGGAGGGGGGAGCATCCCCCCTCCCCTGTCTCTACCCGGTAAGGCTCTTCCTGTGACCCCCACTCGAAGACCTTCGGTCTTCTCAAACTCCGGACGTCCCGTCCGTCGCACCCCGCCCGGCCTTCGGCCTCCTCACCCGCACCTTCGGTGCTCATGCTCCGGCCCTGCGGCCCATCGCACCCCTCCCCAGGGTGCGGGGGCAGTGCGTGGCGATAGGCGATGGTTCGTTACGCAACTGATCGGAGGCCGGGAGCGTGGGCACCGTGAGGCGCGAAGAATCGGAGCCGGAGAAAACCTGAGATCCTGGACTGGCAGCTGGCCGAAGGTACGACGTTCTAACGGAATGCGACTGTCCTACGGGCAGGAGCTCGAATACCAAAGGTGCGACTTCCACGGAAAATCCGCGTGAGGCACGTGCGGTCGAGAACAATCCTGGCACCCGTGGGTGTTGCCTGTCAACGCTGCTTTAAACCAACAGCCCTCCCGGCGTTTCTCCAGTCAGAAACTAAAACTATCTAAGAAAGAAAAGCCAAGCACCGATCAGACAATGCTCCTGGAGGGACGGGACATGACGACAAGCGATATGCGGGAGTTTCTGGAGACCGGCGTTATCGACGCCGGGCGGATGAGAGCGGTCGAGGGGAACGCCGTTGCGCTCGGCTACCCGTCGCTTCTGATGATGGAGAGCGCCGGGAGGGCGGTCGCGAACGCCGTCCTCGCCCAAGGTCCTTCCCGGGTCCTCGTCCTCTGCGGGAGGGGAAACAACGGCGGCGACGGGATGGTGGCGGCCCGCTACCTCCAGCACCTCGATGCGGTCGACGTCGTCTATCCCGACTGCGGCTCGACGACTGCCTCGGCCGCCGCCCAGCTCGCTCTCCTCCGGCACTGTTCCGTTGCCCTCCACCCCGTCCGGTGTGCCGCAGACGTCGAGGCGCTCTCCCGCCTCTTTGACGGCGCCGACGTCATCGTCGATGCGATGCTCGGCACCGGAGCGTCGGGCGCAGTGCGGGAACCGCTCGCGTCCCTCGTCGCCCGGGCGAACGGAAGCGGCGCCCCGGTCCTCGCCGTCGACACCCCCACCCCCGGCATCCGTGCGAGCCGGATCCTCTCGTTCCACCGCCCGAAGGTTGAGGGCGCGGACGTCGCGGATATCGGCATCCCGCTCGAGGCGGAGGTATTCACCGGCCCGGGAGACCTCACGCTTGTCCCGTCACGGAGATCGGAGGCCCACAAGGGCGCCGGCGGCGAGGTGCTCGTCGTCGGGGGCGGGCCCTACCAGGGGGCGCCCTACATCGCGGCGATGGGAGCGCTCCGCGCCGGGGCCGACATCGTGCGGGTGGCTTCGCCTGCGTACATCCCCATGCCCGACCTGATCTACGAGCGGCTGGAGGGGAAGGCGATCACCGTCGACCACCTGGAGACGATCCTCTCCCTCGTCGACCGGGCGGATGTCGTCGTCTGCGGCATGGGCCTCGGGAAGGAGAGCCACGACGTCGTGCTCGCCGTCGCGGAGGCGGCGGAGAAGGCGGTCTTTGATGCCGATGCGCTCGCCCGCCCCCTACCGGCGGCGAAAGAGACGGTCTACACCCCGCACGCAGGCGAGTTCGCCCGGATGACCGGGGCGGAGCCCCCGGCGGGTCCTGTCGCGCGCGGCCGGTGCGTGAAGGCCGCCGCAACGACCGGGACCATCCTGCTCAAGGGCCCGGTCGACGTCGTATCCGACGGTTCGCGGGTCAGGTTCAACCGGACCGGCACCCCCGCCATGACCGCCGGCGGGACGGGCGACCTCTTAGCCGGCATCGCCGGCGCGCTCCTCTGCCATCTTCCCGCGTTCGAGGCCGCCTGCCTCGCCGCGTACGTGAACGGCAGGGCCGGCATGCTTGCCGCGGAGGGGCGGGGAAGCGGCCTGCTCGCGACCGATATGCCTGACTACATTCCAGAGATCCTCTTCCGGCCCCCCGCACCGGAATGACCTCCCGATAGCCGCCTTCTTTTATCCCCTGAAAAAGAGAAGATCTCCTGCGATACACATGAGCGAGTCCGGCGAACACGGTAAGACCCCGGTCTTCACCCACATCGAGAACGACCGCGCACAGATGGTGGACATCTCGGGAAAGACCGAGGTCGTCCGGGAAGCGGTTGCGAGCGGCAGGATCTACCTCCGGAGCGAGACGCTCCGCGCCATCCGGGAAGGGACTACAGTCAAAGGCAACGTTTTAGCGACCGCACGGGTGGCGGCAACCCTCGCGGTGAAGGATACGCCGCGCCTCATCCCCATGTGCCACCCCATACCGCTTGCAGGCATCACCATCGACTTCGAGGAGGGCGACGGCTACATCGAGGCGACCGCCCGCGTGAAGTCCTACGGGAGGACGGGTGTCGAGATGGAAGCGCTCACCGGCGTCTCCGTCGCCCTCCTCACCGTCTGGGACATGGTGAAGTCGGCGGAGAAAGACGAGAACGGGCAGTATCCCGTCACCCGGATGGATGCCATCCGCGTCGTGGAGAAGCGCAAGGGAGTGTAATGCACTGCGGAATCGATCTTCCCACATGCCCCTTTGTGTGAAGGATCCGGTATCACGCGAAGCCGCGAAGAACGGTAGATGGGTTACCGGAAACTCTCCTTCGCGGCTTCGCGCTCTTCGCGTGAGGCCGTATCATCGCTTATAGGCCATTAACTCACGCGAAGTGCGAGCGCAGCGAGCTTGAGCACCGTAGGTGCGAGCCGCGAAGGACGCGAAGTTCGGTAGAGGAGTGCTGCAACTTTCCTTCGCGGCTTCGCGTCCTTCGCACCTCGCACCTTCGGTGCTCATGCTCCGTTCTTGCGGAACGTCGCACCTCGCACCTTCGGTGCTCATACTCCGTTCTTGCGGAACGTCGCACTTCGAAGACCTTCGGTCTTCTCAAACTCCGGATGTCCCATCCGTCGCTCTTCGCGTGAGGCAAAATCTCAGAATAAGGCGAGTCAATATGCCGGAGCCCCCGGTGGGCGCGGGACCCCGGGGGAATCCTTTATTTGTGCTCCCGTCAACCTGTTAGGAACCACGGGATACGTCCCGGAAAGGAATGTGGCGGAAACGCTGAACCTGAGGTGATTCTAAACATGGCAAAATCGATGTATGCCTACGTACGTGAGGCATGGAAGCGGCCCGACCGGTCGGAAGTGAAAGCCCTCCTCTGGGAGCGGCTCCAGACCTGGCGGCGCGAAGGGAGTATCGTGCGCGTGGAGCACCCGACCCGGATAGACCGGGCCCGGTCGCTCGGCTACAAGGCCAAGCAGGGGATCGTCGTCGTGCGGGTCAAGGTCCGCCGCGGCGGCCGGAGGAAGCCCCGGTACATCCGCGGGCGCAGGACCGCACGCATGGGCATGCGCCGGATGACCCCGGCAAAGAGCCTGCAGCGCATGGCCGAGGAGCGCGCATCCCGCAAGTTCCCGAACATGGAAGCCCTGAACTCCTACTGGGTCGGTGAGGACGGACGCTCCAAGTGGTTCGAGGTCATCATGGTCGACGGGCACCACCCGTCGATCAAGAGCGACCGCAACCTCGCATGGCTGGCGAACCCGGCTCACCGGGGCCGGGCAGAGCGCGGCAAGACCTCCGCCGGCATTAAGGGGCGCGGGATGCGGACGCGCGGGCGTGGAACCGAGAAGACGCGCCCGAGCATCCGTTCTCACGCGAACCGCGGCAAATAACTACTTTTTTTTCATACGGCCTACCCACGATGAAGATCACAGATGCCGGTATACATCCCTATCCTGCCGGTGACTCGACGGTTGCGCGCATGGCGCTCGAAGCGGCAGGACTCGGGTTCGATAGCGTCGTCGTTATCGGAGATGCCGCGCATCGGCCTCCCGGCATCGAGGTTCTCCGGGGAGCCGTGATCGGTGCCTCGTCCGTAAAAGAGGTTCTCAAACGGGTGCGCGATCCCGCCGTCCGGCGGGCCGACATCGTCTACGTCGACGCCGGGGATATCTCCTTCAACCGGGCGGTCGTCTCCGTCAAAGAGGTCAATGTCGTCAGGAGCATCCATGCCACCCGGAGAAACGCCTTCGACCACGTCGCCGCACGGACGGCGGCGGAGCAGGGCGTGGCGGTGGACATCTCGATGGCTCCCATCATCCACCTCCGCGGGACGAAGCGCCAGAGGGCGCTGCAGCGGTATGCGGACATCCTCTCGTTGCAGCGCCGATACGGCTTCCCGCTGACGATATCGTCGGACGCCCGGTCGATACTCGGACAGCGATCGGTTCGCGAGATCCGCGGTCTCTGCGCACTCTTCGGCATGACCGGGGCGGAAGTGACCGAAGCGTTCTCGTCCGTCGGCCGGATCGTCGAGCCGCACCGCCCCGTGAGAGTGGTCGAATGAGGCCGAGACCGCCGGCGATGCGGACGAAACGGCGCTACATCCTGGCGCGGATCCTCCCCTACGGAGTGCAGGTAGACCAGAAACAGGTCTACCTCGCGGTCATCGAGGCCGCGACCTCGCTCCTTGGCGATGCGGCCTCCGGCCTTGCGCAGCCCGCGGTGGTCTTCTGCGAAGGGGGATACGTCGTCGTCCGGTGCCGGCGGGGAACCGAGAAGGATATCGCCGTCGCGCTTGCAACGGTCACCACGGTCGCCGACGAGCGGATCGCGCTCCGGACGGTCGCCACCTCGGGGACGATCCATGCACTGCGGCGCCGGATGAGACCGATCCAGCATCTCTCCGGGGACGGGGAAGTGAAGATCGGGGAAACTTATTTCGCGGTCTATCGCTATCCGCGTCAAAAGGTTGATTTGGTTGAAAAAGGTATTAAGCATCAGAAGTCATTGTTTTTCACCGAAGGCGATTTGGAGGAACGATAATGCAACCACAATATCAGATGGGATATGACCGGGCGATCACGGTGTTCAGCCCGGACGGAAGGCTTTACCAGGTCGAGTACGCCAGAGAAGCGGTGAAACGAGGCACGACGGCCGTCGGAATCAAATGCAGCGAAGGCGTCGTGCTGATCGTCGATAAGAGGGTGACGTCCCGTCTCCTTGAACCAGTCTCCATCGAGAAGATCTTCAAGATTGACTCGCATATCGGCGTTGCGTCCTCCGGCCTCGTCGGCGATGCGCGGTCTCTCGTGGACCGGGCCCGGGTCGAGGCACAGATCAATCGTGTCTCCTACAACGAGCCGATCAACGTCGAGACCCTCGCGAAAAAGCTCTGCGACCATATGCAGACCTACACCCAGTTCGGCGGTGCACGCCCCTACGGGACCGCTCTCCTGATCGCAGGAGTCAGCGACGGGGAGGCCCGTCTCTTCGAGACCGATCCGAGCGGCACGCTGCTCGAGTACAAGGCGACCGGCATCGGCACGGGCAGACCTGCCGTCATGAAGGTATTCGAGGACGAGTACCGGGAGGATGCGGACTTCGCCGGCGCCATCGGGCTCGGGATCAAGGCCCTGCACGCCGCGACGGAGGGCAAGCTCGACGTGGGCGCCATCGAGATCGGCATCGTCTCCATCGAGACCCGGGAGTTCCGGAAACTGGAGAAGGACGAGGTAAAGGCATACGTCGACCAGTTCGAAGAGTGAGCGTCATCCGTATGATTCCTCTCGACCAGGCAGTAGTAGCGCGGCTTGAGAGCCACGGAGAACGGTTCGAGGTCCTCGTCGACCCCAACCAGGCCATGCGCATCCGGCAGGGCGAAGAGATCGACCTGGAGAATGTCGTCGCCGCCGACTCCATCTTTTCGAACGCCGCCCATGCCGAACGGGCCTCCGAAGAGGCTCTCCTGAAGGTCTTCAAGACGACCGAGTTCGAGCAGGCAGCGCTCCGGATCATCCAGAAGGGCGAGATCCACCTTACGGCGGAGCAGCGCCGTCACCTCATCGCGGAGAAGCGGAACCGGGTCGTCACGTTCATATCGAGGAACGCCGTCAACCCGCAGTCAGGGTTCCCTCACCCGCCGCAGCGCATCGAACTTGCGATGGAAGAGGCGAGGGTGAACATCGACCCCTTCAAGTCCGTCGAGGAGCAGGTCAAAGACGTGGTCAAGGCGCTCCGCCCGCTCCTCCCCATCCGGTTCGAGGAGATCCGGATCGCCGTGAAGATCCCGGCGGATTATACCGCAAGGGCGTACGAGATCACGACCGCGGGGACACTCGAACGGGATGAGTGGCAGAAGGACGGATCCTGGATCGCGGTCGTCAGAATTCCAGCGGGTATCCAGGAGGAGTTCTACGACCTGGTGAACAAGGTTTCCAAGGGGAATGCGGAGACCCGGATCGTCGAACGGGTGTCGTGAGTAACTATATTAATCGACAGCACAAAAATTAGAGGACATACAAGAGGTACGCGAAATGGCAAGTCGCAAACAGAGTGCAAAGGGCAGGGTAGTCGGAAGTTCCGGGCGTTTCGGCCCGAGGTATGGCCGGTTTATCCGGAAGAGAGTCAACCAGATCGAGGCGGTCTCCCGCGCGAGCCATGCGTGCCCCCGCTGCGATCAGGTAGCGGTCAAGCGTGAGGGAACGGGCATCTGGACGTGCCGCAAGTGCGGATTCAAGTTTGCAGGCGGCAGCTATGTCCCGGAGACGCCGGCGATGCGCATCGCCGCGCGGAGCATCGAGCGGTCGCTGCAGAAGGAGGGGTAACCGGTCGTGGCTGCCTATAAGTGCGCTCGCTGTAAACAAAAAGTGGAGATTGACGTCAATATACGCTGCCCCTACTGTGGGCACCGCATCCTCTTCAAGGAACGCGGAGCCGGAATAAAAGATCTGAAGGCTCGATGACGGTCGTCACGACGTCGCGTAAACCGGCTCCCGAGGTGCGCACCCTTGCGCGGGACATGGCGTTCTCGATCGGCGCCGAATACGTCACCCGCGGCAAAGCGGGCATGGGCGACCTCTTTTCCCATGACGGGCCGGTTCTGATCGTCTCGAAATCCGGCCCTTTTTTTCTGATTCAGGTGTATGACGGCGGAGAACCGGCGGCGGAGATCCGGGTCCGGTCGTTTACCGTCGAGGAGCGGGCCGGAACGATCGCCCGCGGACTCTTCGTCTCGGATCGCTTCGTGTACGAGGCGCTCAAGGATCACGCCGACGTCGTGTTTGCCGGGGAGTCCCTTACGGGACACCGGATCGTCTTTGACGGGACGCAACGAAGGCGCTACACCCTGGAGGTGGCTCCATGACGCATACGGCAGTCTTCCGGTTCGCGACCCCCGATGCCCGCGCCCTCTACCTCTCCGTCTGCCAGGAGATGGGCGACGTGGGCGACCGGTCGTCCGTCCGGGTCGGGCTCGCGGACGACGATACGCTCGTCCTCGAGGTGAGCGCCACCGATATACCCGCGCTCAGGGCGGCCTTAAACACCTGGCTTCGGCTGATCACGATAGCAGTCGAGATGCGGGAGATTGCCGTCCCGTCCGGTGCGTCCCCGTAAAGGGGCAGACGCCGGGCGCAGGCCGAAGATCCCCCCGTTGAACCCTCATATTTTAAAGGCTTCACGCCCCTATCATGTAGAGAAAGGGCAGAGGGCCGGGAAGGCCGCTGTCCGCCACCCGAGATACTGTCACCGATCTTCATCCCATTTGAGGAGTAGATGAATATGGAAAACATCCCGCCAAAAGTGCAGAACCAGCTGGCGATGCTTCAGCAGATGCAGCAGCAGCTCCAGACCGTGGTATCGCAGAAAGCGCAGTATGAAATGACGATCCGCGAAGCAAGGCGCGCGGTCGAAGACCTGGCCGACGTCCCCGAGGATGCGGCGGTCTTCATGAACGTCGGCAGCGTCATGATGCAGAAGAGCAAGGAGCAGGT from Methanoculleus chikugoensis encodes the following:
- a CDS encoding single-stranded-DNA-specific exonuclease RecJ, which encodes MGFENDLRRAADIIGDAESVTIVSHIDADGISTEAILAQALAREQKPVESVFVRQLEPMAMRHVPKDSSLKLFADLGAGQQSLLEEHGLCADEVLILDHHVGQPSGTAYPQVNSLDYGITRMSAAGIAYLVAKALDSTNIDLAKLAVIGNVGDMMARENCGLVGPAREIVQDGVEYGNILVRGRDLNCYGTSTRPLHVCLGYCDDPYIDGISNNTNAALRFLERLGVELKNPRGGWLVWEELPFEDRRTIISALAQQLIAHGRETDRLLAETYIFPDEPERTPLRNASEYATLLNACGRWAKPRIGSSICHGERGEAYRDAEQMLAHHRTVIRDLLQYILDTGVTELSHLQYVHTGNRFPDTIVGIGAGMALSKLNWKKPMMVLAAMVDEPEVTKVSMRTNEWVLGRGVDLCEALIEASAEVGGAGGGHRIAAGAFIPHDTEEEFVDGVNRILKRQFASADPDDS
- a CDS encoding KEOPS complex subunit Pcc1 encodes the protein MTHTAVFRFATPDARALYLSVCQEMGDVGDRSSVRVGLADDDTLVLEVSATDIPALRAALNTWLRLITIAVEMREIAVPSGASP
- a CDS encoding nascent polypeptide-associated complex protein, translating into MFPGKINPKKMKQMMKQMGMEMEEIEGVEKVVIYTPAGNYVFDDAQVVATTMQGTTTYQLTGEARFEEAVPEIPDDDVALVASQAGATEEAARAALVETRGDIAEAILKLAQQ
- a CDS encoding PUA domain-containing protein codes for the protein MVSTEYSNDSSLRRIRTIADFQFGAGAGAAIFPDECAFQFSTTGRIRQVRLGKERLATVRAQDGRLTLGIAAAERLAAHLASPAYRVAVQEDVAPFVADGKNAMAKHVVAADEGIRAGDEVLVVTGDDVLLATGAALLSGREMLAFNYGVAVKVRQGRGSECFQER
- a CDS encoding Rpp14/Pop5 family protein; translated protein: MRPRPPAMRTKRRYILARILPYGVQVDQKQVYLAVIEAATSLLGDAASGLAQPAVVFCEGGYVVVRCRRGTEKDIAVALATVTTVADERIALRTVATSGTIHALRRRMRPIQHLSGDGEVKIGETYFAVYRYPRQKVDLVEKGIKHQKSLFFTEGDLEER
- a CDS encoding RNase P subunit p30 family protein; its protein translation is MKITDAGIHPYPAGDSTVARMALEAAGLGFDSVVVIGDAAHRPPGIEVLRGAVIGASSVKEVLKRVRDPAVRRADIVYVDAGDISFNRAVVSVKEVNVVRSIHATRRNAFDHVAARTAAEQGVAVDISMAPIIHLRGTKRQRALQRYADILSLQRRYGFPLTISSDARSILGQRSVREIRGLCALFGMTGAEVTEAFSSVGRIVEPHRPVRVVE
- the psmA gene encoding archaeal proteasome endopeptidase complex subunit alpha, producing the protein MQPQYQMGYDRAITVFSPDGRLYQVEYAREAVKRGTTAVGIKCSEGVVLIVDKRVTSRLLEPVSIEKIFKIDSHIGVASSGLVGDARSLVDRARVEAQINRVSYNEPINVETLAKKLCDHMQTYTQFGGARPYGTALLIAGVSDGEARLFETDPSGTLLEYKATGIGTGRPAVMKVFEDEYREDADFAGAIGLGIKALHAATEGKLDVGAIEIGIVSIETREFRKLEKDEVKAYVDQFEE
- a CDS encoding ribosome assembly factor SBDS, which encodes MIPLDQAVVARLESHGERFEVLVDPNQAMRIRQGEEIDLENVVAADSIFSNAAHAERASEEALLKVFKTTEFEQAALRIIQKGEIHLTAEQRRHLIAEKRNRVVTFISRNAVNPQSGFPHPPQRIELAMEEARVNIDPFKSVEEQVKDVVKALRPLLPIRFEEIRIAVKIPADYTARAYEITTAGTLERDEWQKDGSWIAVVRIPAGIQEEFYDLVNKVSKGNAETRIVERVS
- a CDS encoding 50S ribosomal protein L37ae: MASRKQSAKGRVVGSSGRFGPRYGRFIRKRVNQIEAVSRASHACPRCDQVAVKREGTGIWTCRKCGFKFAGGSYVPETPAMRIAARSIERSLQKEG
- a CDS encoding methyltransferase domain-containing protein; protein product: MIETGERLLLVGNDREYFVTAGEGKFSTDRGMIDLSALVGMNPGEEIRTHLEIPFTVLRPRPTDFFVHAKRSGAPMLPKDIGMVIAYTGMNRDDHVLDAGTGSGVAAIYFGSIARSVKTYEVRPEFARLAEKNIRNARLDNVEVVAADMLEATGEFDVVHLDLTITPAHVEHAFSLLSPGGYLSCYTPFLEHTFVALDAAAPLFRDVHCYECMERELTRSARGTRPSTRVGHSGYITVARK
- a CDS encoding NAD(P)H-hydrate dehydratase, whose product is MTTSDMREFLETGVIDAGRMRAVEGNAVALGYPSLLMMESAGRAVANAVLAQGPSRVLVLCGRGNNGGDGMVAARYLQHLDAVDVVYPDCGSTTASAAAQLALLRHCSVALHPVRCAADVEALSRLFDGADVIVDAMLGTGASGAVREPLASLVARANGSGAPVLAVDTPTPGIRASRILSFHRPKVEGADVADIGIPLEAEVFTGPGDLTLVPSRRSEAHKGAGGEVLVVGGGPYQGAPYIAAMGALRAGADIVRVASPAYIPMPDLIYERLEGKAITVDHLETILSLVDRADVVVCGMGLGKESHDVVLAVAEAAEKAVFDADALARPLPAAKETVYTPHAGEFARMTGAEPPAGPVARGRCVKAAATTGTILLKGPVDVVSDGSRVRFNRTGTPAMTAGGTGDLLAGIAGALLCHLPAFEAACLAAYVNGRAGMLAAEGRGSGLLATDMPDYIPEILFRPPAPE
- a CDS encoding DNA-directed RNA polymerase subunit P — its product is MAAYKCARCKQKVEIDVNIRCPYCGHRILFKERGAGIKDLKAR
- the moaC gene encoding cyclic pyranopterin monophosphate synthase MoaC; this encodes MSESGEHGKTPVFTHIENDRAQMVDISGKTEVVREAVASGRIYLRSETLRAIREGTTVKGNVLATARVAATLAVKDTPRLIPMCHPIPLAGITIDFEEGDGYIEATARVKSYGRTGVEMEALTGVSVALLTVWDMVKSAEKDENGQYPVTRMDAIRVVEKRKGV
- a CDS encoding 50S ribosomal protein L15e, which gives rise to MAKSMYAYVREAWKRPDRSEVKALLWERLQTWRREGSIVRVEHPTRIDRARSLGYKAKQGIVVVRVKVRRGGRRKPRYIRGRRTARMGMRRMTPAKSLQRMAEERASRKFPNMEALNSYWVGEDGRSKWFEVIMVDGHHPSIKSDRNLAWLANPAHRGRAERGKTSAGIKGRGMRTRGRGTEKTRPSIRSHANRGK
- a CDS encoding prefoldin subunit beta, whose translation is MENIPPKVQNQLAMLQQMQQQLQTVVSQKAQYEMTIREARRAVEDLADVPEDAAVFMNVGSVMMQKSKEQVLASLNERIETLDLRIKSLEKQEKALQGRFEQLSSQIRGALEGKQQPPGSL